Proteins found in one Sporosarcina sp. FSL K6-3457 genomic segment:
- a CDS encoding VCBS repeat-containing protein, whose product MKMGDVNGDGVWDTVYLFGQVDGPPSIFADNITLVIQNGQSTKSTTVQLKNNAGYNARLFLGDFNKDAVPDIMVNIDTGGSGGYGIFYIYSFRNNRLQELFDVDKYNEKYAFEVHYEDFYKVRVESSELNVLFMIDISTKGFDYLSQFYNEDGMLKNPVQGGALALGALYPIITDNKSYHFDLLGLQRIIGPTNADTLGYVENLLTWQDIEFISKRLTVSVLGVDIN is encoded by the coding sequence GTGAAGATGGGCGATGTCAACGGGGATGGGGTTTGGGATACCGTCTATTTATTTGGCCAAGTCGATGGACCACCAAGTATTTTTGCTGATAATATTACACTTGTGATTCAAAACGGACAGTCAACTAAAAGTACAACCGTCCAACTCAAAAATAACGCGGGCTATAATGCGCGGTTGTTCCTGGGCGATTTTAACAAAGATGCTGTTCCAGATATTATGGTGAATATAGATACGGGTGGGAGTGGGGGATATGGCATCTTCTATATCTACTCCTTCAGAAATAATCGGTTACAGGAACTGTTTGACGTTGATAAATATAATGAAAAATACGCATTTGAAGTACATTATGAGGATTTCTATAAAGTGCGTGTGGAAAGTTCCGAGCTTAACGTGTTGTTCATGATAGATATCAGCACCAAGGGATTTGATTATTTATCACAGTTTTACAACGAGGATGGGATGTTGAAAAATCCTGTACAAGGCGGAGCCCTTGCCTTAGGAGCCTTATATCCAATCATTACGGATAATAAAAGCTATCATTTTGATTTATTGGGCTTACAGCGTATTATTGGACCGACCAATGCGGATACATTAGGATATGTTGAAAATCTGTTGACGTGGCAAGATATCGAATTCATTTCAAAGCGGTTGACTGTGTCTGTGCTTGGTGTGGATATTAATTGA
- a CDS encoding GNAT family N-acetyltransferase encodes MKRIPLKMVRKDLLDIPQYALPAGFKIRLFEKGDEHTWARIETSVEEFKDEQAALEHFTKEFGAHLDDMAMRCLFIENEAGEAIATTTAWYGDLHGDGEIAGRIHWVGVIPDYQGKKLSKPLLSAAMNILANHHSTAYLTSQTTSYQAINLYLNYGFEPLLTIPSCEEAWSLLEETLKRKIK; translated from the coding sequence ATGAAAAGAATTCCGCTAAAAATGGTGCGGAAAGATTTGCTGGATATTCCACAATACGCACTTCCAGCTGGATTTAAAATTAGGTTATTTGAAAAAGGTGATGAACACACTTGGGCGCGGATTGAAACAAGTGTAGAGGAATTCAAAGATGAACAAGCAGCACTTGAACACTTCACAAAAGAATTCGGCGCACATCTGGATGACATGGCAATGCGTTGTTTATTCATTGAGAATGAAGCTGGAGAAGCTATTGCTACAACAACCGCATGGTATGGGGATTTGCATGGCGATGGCGAAATAGCAGGTAGAATCCATTGGGTTGGCGTTATTCCTGACTATCAAGGAAAGAAGCTATCAAAACCATTACTGAGTGCAGCGATGAATATTTTAGCCAATCATCACTCAACAGCTTATTTAACGTCCCAAACGACGAGTTACCAAGCTATCAATCTGTATTTAAATTACGGATTTGAACCATTGTTGACGATACCTAGCTGTGAGGAAGCGTGGAGTTTGTTGGAAGAGACGTTAAAGAGGAAGATAAAGTAG
- the lpdA gene encoding dihydrolipoyl dehydrogenase: MKHIDTLVIGAGPGGYVAAIRAAQMGQNVMIVEREYLGGVCSNVGCIPSKALISVGHRFEQAKHSDAMGVVVQDVKLDWTKVQEFKNGIVSKLVGGVESLLKGNNIDIVKGVAYFVDANTVRIIDGDNEQTYTFNNAILATGSRPVEIPAFKFTNRVISSTGALSLSEVPEKLVVIGGGYIGTELGSAYAKLGSQVTIIEGGNDILAGFEKQMTQVVKKGLKKKGVVVVVDALAKGVEEHDNGVVVTYEAGGEEQTVEANYVLVTVGRRPNTDGMGLEALGIEFAERDLLQVDKQCRTSVTNIYAIGDIVSGPQLAHKASYEGKVAAEAIAGKKSSVDYLAIPAVCFTDPELATVGYNEEQAKAEGIEVTTARFPFAANGRALALHATEGFVKLVARKEDGLLIGAQIVGNGASTMIAEIALAIEAGMTAEDIALTIHAHPTLGEMTMEAAEIIMGRPIHVMKA; this comes from the coding sequence ATGAAGCATATTGATACGCTTGTGATTGGTGCGGGACCAGGAGGATATGTGGCGGCGATTCGCGCTGCACAAATGGGGCAAAATGTCATGATTGTAGAAAGAGAGTATTTAGGTGGGGTTTGCTCAAATGTCGGTTGTATCCCATCAAAAGCGTTGATTTCAGTAGGTCACCGTTTTGAGCAAGCAAAGCATTCTGATGCTATGGGTGTTGTTGTACAAGACGTAAAACTGGACTGGACAAAAGTGCAAGAGTTCAAAAATGGCATAGTATCCAAATTAGTAGGTGGTGTGGAAAGTCTTCTAAAAGGCAATAACATCGATATCGTGAAAGGTGTAGCCTACTTTGTAGATGCAAATACTGTACGTATAATCGATGGTGACAACGAACAAACTTACACATTCAATAATGCAATCCTGGCAACAGGTTCTCGTCCAGTTGAAATTCCGGCATTCAAATTTACTAATCGTGTAATTAGCTCAACAGGCGCACTTTCTTTATCTGAAGTGCCAGAAAAATTAGTTGTCATTGGTGGTGGTTATATCGGTACTGAGCTAGGTTCTGCTTACGCTAAATTAGGTTCTCAAGTAACCATCATTGAAGGTGGCAATGACATCTTAGCTGGTTTCGAAAAGCAAATGACACAAGTTGTGAAAAAGGGCTTAAAGAAAAAAGGCGTAGTGGTTGTAGTTGACGCATTAGCTAAAGGCGTAGAAGAACATGACAACGGCGTAGTTGTAACATATGAGGCTGGCGGAGAAGAACAAACAGTTGAAGCTAACTATGTATTAGTAACAGTAGGTCGTCGTCCAAATACAGATGGAATGGGTCTGGAAGCACTAGGCATCGAATTCGCAGAACGTGATTTACTACAAGTAGACAAACAATGCCGTACTTCTGTAACAAATATTTATGCAATTGGTGATATCGTATCTGGTCCACAACTTGCACATAAAGCATCTTATGAAGGAAAAGTAGCTGCCGAAGCAATCGCCGGCAAAAAATCAAGCGTAGATTACCTAGCCATCCCAGCTGTATGCTTCACAGATCCAGAACTTGCAACGGTTGGTTACAATGAAGAACAAGCAAAAGCAGAAGGTATCGAAGTAACAACAGCCCGATTCCCATTCGCAGCTAACGGTCGTGCCCTAGCTTTACACGCAACAGAAGGTTTTGTGAAACTTGTTGCACGTAAAGAGGATGGCTTATTAATAGGTGCTCAAATCGTAGGTAATGGTGCATCTACTATGATTGCTGAAATAGCTCTGGCGATTGAAGCGGGTATGACTGCAGAAGATATTGCATTAACAATCCACGCTCACCCAACTTTAGGCGAGATGACAATGGAAGCCGCTGAGATAATTATGGGGAGACCCATTCATGTTATGAAAGCGTAA
- a CDS encoding TetR/AcrR family transcriptional regulator: MKKGELTRRNIIRKSALIFNQKGYMTTTMSDIIQETNIQKGGIYRHFTDKEQLMVESFHFSTEIMRNHLLTSVSQHEHATDKLIAFVEAFLQLSEGEPIVGGCPIFNAAIEMDDLEGNALLPSINEAMDMMINWLAKIIEDGVRQQELKQSIQPYDTAIYIASTLEGGLVLDRLKKDGQLSKIIINNLRLYISMIATERQ; the protein is encoded by the coding sequence ATGAAAAAAGGTGAATTAACACGGCGTAATATCATTCGGAAATCTGCTTTGATATTTAACCAAAAAGGGTATATGACAACAACGATGAGTGACATTATTCAGGAAACGAATATTCAAAAAGGGGGGATTTATCGACACTTTACAGACAAAGAGCAACTAATGGTCGAGTCTTTTCATTTTTCTACCGAAATCATGCGAAATCATTTACTAACGAGTGTGTCACAACATGAGCATGCAACAGACAAATTAATCGCATTTGTAGAGGCCTTTTTACAATTAAGTGAAGGAGAACCGATAGTAGGTGGCTGTCCTATTTTTAATGCAGCCATAGAAATGGATGATTTGGAAGGAAATGCATTACTGCCATCGATTAATGAAGCCATGGATATGATGATAAACTGGCTGGCGAAAATCATAGAAGACGGTGTTAGGCAGCAGGAATTGAAGCAGTCGATACAGCCATACGACACGGCGATCTATATCGCGTCAACACTTGAAGGGGGACTCGTATTAGACAGATTAAAGAAAGATGGGCAATTATCGAAAATCATCATCAATAATTTGAGGCTATATATTTCAATGATAGCTACAGAGCGGCAATAA
- a CDS encoding protein adenylyltransferase SelO, with protein MTKYQESGWNLDNSYARLPGAFFTRMNLNPVQSPKLIIFNDSLAVSLGLGAQALQSEGGIAVLAGNEVPEGGTPLAQAYAGHQFGHFTMLGDGRAILIGEQLTPAGERFDIQLKGSGRTAYSRSGDGRAALGPMLREYVISEAMHALGIPTTRSLAVVATGESVIRETDLPGAILTRIASSHIRVGTFQYAAKWGTDEELRTLADYALQRHFPAIEADGNCYLTLLQEVIKRQASLVAKWQLVGFIHGVMNTDNTTISGETIDYGPCAFMDVYDPATVFSSIDVQSRYAYGNQPNIIGWNLARFAESLISLLHTDYAEGAKLAQDALSEFPEYYYTNWLAGMRAKLGIFNEEQQDAALIDSLLRMMEQHQVDYTNTFRALTFDTLEKSALFSTPEFAEWHALWQARLDRQQESKELVHQLMRNSNPAVIPRNHRVEEALEAAVERGDYSVMEQLLDVLAHPFAHSPEQADYATLPESDGPYHTYCGT; from the coding sequence ATGACAAAATACCAAGAATCAGGATGGAATTTAGATAACAGTTACGCCCGTCTGCCAGGTGCCTTTTTCACCAGGATGAACTTGAATCCAGTTCAGTCACCGAAGTTGATTATTTTCAATGATTCCTTAGCGGTATCTCTAGGTCTAGGTGCGCAGGCACTACAAAGCGAAGGAGGTATCGCAGTACTTGCGGGAAATGAAGTCCCAGAAGGAGGCACGCCACTGGCGCAAGCATATGCAGGTCACCAATTTGGTCATTTTACGATGCTAGGTGACGGCCGTGCAATACTTATTGGTGAACAACTCACTCCTGCTGGTGAACGGTTTGATATTCAGCTAAAAGGTTCAGGTCGAACAGCTTATTCTCGCAGTGGTGATGGTCGTGCGGCACTGGGGCCAATGCTGCGCGAATATGTCATCAGCGAAGCAATGCATGCACTTGGTATTCCTACAACACGTAGTTTAGCCGTGGTGGCGACGGGTGAATCTGTCATCCGTGAAACTGACCTCCCAGGTGCCATTTTGACACGTATCGCGAGTAGCCATATACGTGTAGGTACTTTTCAATATGCAGCGAAATGGGGAACAGACGAAGAACTTCGCACGTTGGCTGACTATGCATTACAACGACATTTTCCTGCTATTGAAGCGGATGGCAATTGCTATCTCACGTTGCTGCAGGAAGTGATTAAACGTCAAGCTTCACTCGTTGCTAAATGGCAGCTCGTTGGTTTTATTCACGGGGTGATGAATACTGATAACACGACAATTAGCGGGGAAACGATTGATTATGGACCATGTGCGTTCATGGATGTGTATGATCCGGCAACTGTTTTCAGCTCTATAGATGTTCAAAGCCGCTACGCCTATGGCAATCAACCGAATATTATCGGCTGGAATCTCGCACGCTTTGCCGAGAGCCTTATCTCGCTATTGCATACAGATTATGCGGAAGGTGCAAAACTGGCGCAGGATGCTCTTTCAGAGTTTCCCGAGTATTATTATACGAATTGGCTTGCGGGTATGCGTGCGAAACTAGGGATATTCAATGAAGAGCAACAAGATGCAGCCCTCATTGATAGCCTTCTTCGCATGATGGAGCAGCATCAAGTGGACTATACCAATACATTCCGTGCTTTAACTTTTGATACGTTGGAAAAGAGTGCTTTATTTAGCACGCCCGAATTTGCCGAGTGGCATGCGTTGTGGCAAGCAAGACTCGATAGACAGCAGGAATCGAAGGAGCTTGTTCATCAGCTAATGCGTAACAGCAATCCGGCAGTCATTCCTCGTAACCATCGGGTAGAGGAGGCACTTGAAGCAGCGGTCGAGCGTGGAGATTATAGTGTGATGGAGCAGTTACTTGATGTACTGGCGCATCCATTTGCGCATTCTCCAGAACAAGCGGATTATGCAACTTTGCCCGAATCAGATGGTCCTTATCATACGTATTGTGGGACTTAA
- a CDS encoding plasmid pRiA4b ORF-3 family protein: MKAYILKLSFEDITPLIWRRIVLPAGATFNRLHETIQNVTNFQSTLSPYHSFGMEIDDYFITDNEWIIEEYKGKSYAGKTVKQPERIKIDTYFEKHNYFTYNYDFGDDWRIQVVLEEIVDDYYFGYPTLLGGEGTAPPEDVGGPPGYKEFLKVFRDPTHPEYLSIIAWAEQQYYLPLDIAKVNERLKYVKYKKTEWQNIHHENYYVISDKYRGAE, translated from the coding sequence GTGAAAGCATATATTTTGAAACTATCCTTCGAAGACATCACACCGCTTATTTGGCGGCGCATCGTTTTACCAGCTGGTGCGACATTTAACCGTTTGCATGAAACAATCCAAAACGTCACAAATTTTCAAAGCACGCTATCCCCATACCATTCATTTGGCATGGAAATTGATGATTATTTTATTACCGATAATGAATGGATTATAGAGGAATACAAAGGGAAGAGTTATGCGGGTAAAACGGTCAAGCAACCCGAACGTATTAAAATCGATACGTATTTTGAAAAGCATAACTATTTTACATATAACTATGATTTTGGAGACGACTGGAGGATTCAGGTGGTACTTGAAGAAATCGTAGATGATTATTATTTTGGCTATCCCACATTGCTTGGTGGAGAGGGGACGGCACCGCCAGAGGATGTTGGCGGTCCACCTGGATACAAAGAGTTTTTAAAAGTGTTTCGAGATCCAACACATCCAGAATATTTATCGATCATTGCATGGGCGGAGCAACAATACTATTTGCCTCTAGACATTGCTAAGGTGAATGAGCGTTTAAAATATGTGAAATACAAAAAGACAGAATGGCAAAACATCCATCACGAAAATTATTACGTGATTTCTGATAAATATCGTGGTGCGGAATAG